A window of Verrucomicrobiota bacterium contains these coding sequences:
- a CDS encoding fumarate reductase/succinate dehydrogenase flavoprotein subunit, with amino-acid sequence MNLNAKIPEGPLEDKWRNHKFSSKLVNPANKRKYNIIVVGSGLAGGSLSATLGELGYNVKCFCYQDSPRRAHSIAAQGGINASKNYQNDGDSVYRLFYDTIKGGDFRSREANVYRLAEVSGNIIDQCVAQGVPFAREYGGLLANRSFGGAQVSRTFYARGQTGQQLLLGAYSALNAQIARGQVQMYNRHEMLEPVLVDGHAKGIITRNLVNGEIESWSADAVVLATGGYSTVFFLSTCAAGVNVTGAYRSYKKGAGFANPCYTQIHPTCIPQEGDHQSKLTLMSESLRNDGRVWVPKDPKVAERLRKKEIHPRDVAKADRDYYLERKYPSFGNLAPRDISSRSAKEACDEGRGISHTGFGVYLDFEDAIERLGQSAIAERYGNLFDMYQRISGDSGYETPMMIYPAPHYTMGGLWVDYNLMSNLEGLFVLGEANFSDHGANRLGASALMQGLADGYFVAPYTIGNYLAQVGAGAPDPDGPAFREAKAAVQDRVQTMLGIQGKRSARSIHMELGRIMWEYCGMARCEEGLKKALQLIPELRQEFWSNVRIPGSGEKLNIELERAGRVADHLEFAELMCHDALDRNESCGGHFRVEHQTEEGEAKRDDGNFSHASVWEHKGIETAPVKHKEELVYQSVKMATRSYK; translated from the coding sequence ATGAATTTAAACGCGAAAATCCCAGAAGGTCCTCTCGAAGATAAGTGGCGGAACCACAAGTTCAGCAGCAAGCTGGTAAATCCAGCAAACAAAAGAAAATACAATATTATCGTTGTGGGTTCCGGATTGGCCGGTGGTTCACTGTCGGCGACTCTCGGTGAGCTTGGTTACAACGTAAAATGTTTCTGTTATCAGGACAGTCCACGCAGGGCGCACTCGATTGCCGCCCAGGGAGGTATTAACGCCTCCAAGAATTACCAGAACGACGGTGACAGCGTGTATCGTCTGTTTTATGACACAATCAAGGGGGGCGATTTCCGGTCCCGGGAAGCTAATGTATACCGCTTGGCCGAAGTCAGTGGAAATATCATAGACCAATGTGTTGCCCAGGGAGTGCCGTTTGCCCGCGAATACGGTGGCTTATTAGCCAACCGCTCGTTTGGCGGAGCTCAGGTTTCACGTACTTTCTATGCTCGGGGTCAAACAGGTCAGCAGCTATTGCTCGGTGCCTATTCCGCCTTGAATGCTCAGATCGCTCGCGGTCAGGTACAAATGTATAACCGCCACGAAATGTTGGAGCCTGTTCTTGTGGACGGTCATGCAAAGGGCATTATTACGCGCAATCTTGTTAACGGTGAGATCGAGTCCTGGAGCGCGGATGCCGTTGTGCTCGCCACTGGTGGATACAGCACCGTTTTCTTTCTTTCGACCTGCGCCGCCGGAGTAAACGTCACGGGTGCATACCGTTCATACAAAAAAGGGGCCGGGTTCGCCAATCCTTGCTACACTCAAATTCACCCGACCTGTATTCCGCAGGAAGGAGATCATCAGTCGAAACTGACTTTGATGTCCGAGTCTCTTCGTAACGACGGTCGGGTATGGGTACCGAAAGACCCCAAGGTTGCTGAACGGCTTCGCAAAAAAGAAATCCATCCACGGGATGTGGCTAAGGCGGATCGAGATTATTACCTTGAACGCAAATACCCGAGTTTTGGAAACCTTGCTCCGCGCGATATTTCCAGTCGCTCGGCTAAGGAAGCCTGCGACGAGGGCAGGGGGATCTCCCACACGGGATTTGGAGTGTATTTGGATTTTGAAGACGCGATTGAACGCCTTGGCCAATCCGCCATCGCGGAGCGTTACGGGAACCTGTTTGATATGTATCAGCGTATCTCAGGTGACAGTGGCTATGAAACACCCATGATGATTTATCCCGCCCCGCACTATACCATGGGCGGCCTCTGGGTGGACTACAATTTGATGAGTAACCTCGAAGGTCTCTTTGTCCTCGGTGAGGCAAACTTCTCTGATCATGGCGCAAACCGATTGGGCGCCAGTGCCCTCATGCAAGGTTTGGCCGACGGATACTTTGTTGCGCCTTATACGATTGGCAATTACCTCGCCCAGGTCGGCGCAGGTGCTCCCGACCCCGATGGTCCCGCCTTCAGGGAAGCTAAAGCAGCCGTTCAAGATCGAGTTCAAACAATGCTCGGTATTCAAGGGAAGCGGTCAGCTCGTTCCATCCATATGGAGCTGGGACGTATCATGTGGGAATATTGTGGCATGGCTCGCTGTGAAGAAGGCCTCAAAAAGGCACTGCAATTAATTCCGGAACTCCGGCAGGAATTTTGGAGTAATGTTCGTATTCCTGGCAGCGGTGAGAAATTGAACATCGAACTCGAACGTGCCGGCCGCGTCGCTGACCACTTGGAGTTCGCTGAGCTCATGTGTCACGATGCCCTCGATCGCAACGAATCCTGTGGCGGTCATTTCCGCGTTGAACACCAGACTGAGGAAGGTGAAGCGAAACGTGACGACGGGAATTTTTCGCACGCCTCTGTCTGGGAGCACAAGGGTATCGAAACCGCCCCGGTTAAGCACAAGGAAGAACTGGTTTATCAATCAGTAAAAATGGCCACAAGGAGTTATAAGTAA
- a CDS encoding succinate dehydrogenase cytochrome b subunit, giving the protein MGLLASSLGKKYIMALSGLVLSLFVLGHMLGNLQVFGDPYLINAYGYKLQHLPYGLLWVVRLFLLFCVAAHIWAAITLKIQNKKARPQDYEVNATVQASLASRTMILSGLIILVFLIFHLLHYTVRAVPGHEYYHSILTSDGTEYPAEVLLIKNGQTVIDAFGKPLMVHNLHDMMVAGFSYPLISIFYLIGTFLLCMHLSHGVSSMFQSLGLRNEVWRYRLDKFAKAYGLVTFLGYASIPLCIWFGFVQASV; this is encoded by the coding sequence ATGGGCTTACTTGCTTCTTCATTAGGTAAGAAATATATCATGGCATTATCCGGGCTGGTGCTTTCCCTGTTTGTTTTGGGACACATGCTTGGAAACCTCCAGGTTTTTGGAGACCCTTACCTCATCAACGCCTATGGGTATAAACTCCAGCATTTACCCTATGGGTTGCTTTGGGTTGTCAGGCTTTTTCTTCTGTTTTGCGTTGCCGCACATATTTGGGCCGCCATTACGCTAAAAATTCAGAACAAAAAAGCGCGTCCTCAGGATTATGAAGTAAACGCAACGGTCCAAGCCTCCCTCGCATCGCGTACGATGATCCTGTCGGGATTGATCATACTGGTCTTTCTGATTTTTCATTTACTGCACTACACCGTCAGGGCGGTGCCAGGTCATGAATACTATCATTCGATTCTTACCAGTGATGGCACCGAATATCCGGCCGAGGTACTATTGATTAAAAACGGGCAAACGGTCATTGATGCGTTTGGTAAACCACTAATGGTTCACAATCTGCACGATATGATGGTTGCCGGGTTCTCATACCCGTTGATTTCGATATTCTACCTTATTGGCACCTTCCTTCTTTGCATGCACCTTTCACACGGTGTCAGTAGTATGTTCCAATCCCTTGGTTTGCGCAACGAGGTCTGGCGGTACCGCTTGGACAAGTTCGCCAAAGCGTATGGCTTGGTAACCTTTCTGGGATACGCTTCCATCCCCTTGTGCATTTGGTTCGGGTTCGTCCAAGCATCCGTATAA
- a CDS encoding succinate dehydrogenase/fumarate reductase iron-sulfur subunit — translation MKLTLRIWRQDGANATGKLVDYKMDDVSSDSSFLEMLDLLNEDIIEKGDEPVAFDHDCREGICGMCSLTINGIPHGPERMTTVCQLHMRHFNDGETITVEPWRAKPFPVLHDLVVDRSLMDRIQQAGGFITVRTGSAPDGNAIPIQKEVAEYAMDAAACIGCGACVAACKNASAMLFTAAKSSQLNSLPQGKAEKDSRVLGMVTAMDEAGFGSCTNYGECQAVCPKGITLDFIAQMNRDYAVASVKKIFGTVG, via the coding sequence ATGAAATTGACTTTACGCATTTGGAGACAGGACGGCGCAAACGCCACCGGCAAGTTAGTGGATTACAAGATGGACGACGTATCATCCGATTCTTCGTTTTTGGAGATGCTCGACCTGCTCAATGAGGATATTATAGAGAAGGGTGACGAGCCGGTTGCTTTCGACCACGACTGTCGCGAAGGCATCTGTGGAATGTGTTCCCTGACCATTAACGGCATTCCGCATGGTCCCGAGCGAATGACAACGGTATGCCAGTTGCATATGCGTCATTTCAACGATGGAGAAACCATCACCGTCGAACCGTGGCGGGCTAAACCGTTTCCAGTTTTGCACGATCTGGTGGTTGATCGTTCGCTCATGGATAGGATCCAGCAAGCCGGTGGTTTTATAACCGTTCGTACCGGAAGCGCCCCTGATGGGAATGCGATCCCCATTCAAAAAGAGGTGGCAGAATACGCCATGGATGCTGCAGCTTGTATTGGCTGTGGTGCTTGCGTAGCCGCTTGTAAAAACGCCTCGGCCATGCTTTTCACGGCGGCCAAGTCCTCTCAGCTAAATAGTCTACCTCAGGGTAAGGCGGAGAAAGATAGTCGAGTACTTGGGATGGTAACTGCCATGGATGAGGCAGGCTTCGGAAGTTGCACCAATTACGGCGAGTGTCAGGCGGTTTGTCCAAAAGGCATCACCCTCGATTTTATTGCCCAAATGAACCGTGACTACGCGGTTGCGTCCGTTAAAAAGATATTTGGAACCGTAGGTTAA
- a CDS encoding pyridoxamine 5'-phosphate oxidase family protein: MGDLLETLTDKHIEWALAQKLFFVSTAPSGISGHINCSPKGGDCFTFLDQDTFVYADYTGSGNETIAHLHENGRILIMLCSFEGPPRIMRLHGRGTVILPGHADFEKYSNQLPANPGLRSIIHVNIQRASVSCGYSVPFFEFVGHRDLLDKWATNKGPEGVAAYREEKNHTSIDGLPGYGQLT; this comes from the coding sequence ATGGGAGATCTACTTGAAACATTGACCGACAAGCACATTGAATGGGCATTGGCTCAAAAACTGTTTTTTGTGTCCACTGCTCCATCAGGTATAAGTGGCCACATCAATTGTTCACCCAAAGGTGGTGATTGTTTTACTTTCCTCGATCAGGACACATTTGTATACGCTGATTATACCGGTAGTGGGAATGAAACAATTGCCCATCTCCATGAAAATGGACGGATCCTCATCATGCTTTGCTCCTTCGAAGGTCCTCCTCGTATTATGCGGCTTCATGGTCGTGGCACGGTCATACTTCCTGGTCATGCGGATTTCGAAAAGTATTCAAACCAACTACCGGCAAATCCGGGCCTTCGCTCTATCATTCATGTAAACATTCAAAGAGCTTCTGTGTCTTGTGGATATTCTGTCCCCTTCTTTGAATTTGTCGGACATCGCGACCTGCTTGATAAATGGGCAACGAATAAGGGTCCCGAAGGAGTCGCTGCCTACCGAGAAGAGAAGAATCATACGAGCATTGATGGACTTCCAGGCTACGGCCAATTGACCTAA
- the purU gene encoding formyltetrahydrofolate deformylase: protein MNDSRETLTALLSGPDQSGLVAKMSGWIFERGGNIIHADQHRDMEAEIFFQRIEWTPSEDTSDYQAEKATFKAFASSLNMEVECKLSSDRSRVAIFVSKYDHCYHELLLGQRSNELNCEIACVISNHPDMSNVTAGYGVPFFHVPVTKASKAESEETQLQILRDHKVDLVVMARYMQILSPEFLSAFAKPVINIHHSFLPAFAGGKPYQQAHQRGVKLIGATAHYATAILDDGPIIQQDVDRVSHRHTVQDLVVRGRMLERHVLAQAVRWHLENRVLVYGRKTVVFD from the coding sequence GTGAATGATTCTCGAGAAACCCTAACCGCACTTCTATCCGGTCCAGATCAATCAGGTCTTGTAGCAAAGATGTCCGGTTGGATTTTTGAGAGAGGTGGTAACATCATTCACGCAGATCAGCACCGCGATATGGAGGCTGAGATCTTTTTCCAACGGATCGAATGGACCCCTTCGGAAGACACAAGCGATTACCAAGCGGAGAAGGCCACATTTAAGGCGTTCGCTTCTAGTCTCAATATGGAAGTTGAGTGCAAATTATCTTCGGATCGGAGTCGCGTTGCGATTTTTGTCTCAAAGTACGATCACTGCTATCATGAGCTTCTGTTGGGGCAGCGTTCAAACGAGTTGAATTGTGAAATTGCCTGTGTGATTTCAAATCACCCGGATATGAGCAATGTGACCGCTGGTTATGGTGTGCCGTTTTTCCATGTCCCTGTAACAAAGGCTTCGAAAGCAGAATCAGAAGAAACGCAATTGCAGATTCTTCGCGACCATAAGGTAGATCTGGTTGTCATGGCTCGATACATGCAAATTCTCAGTCCGGAGTTTCTTAGCGCTTTTGCCAAACCGGTGATTAACATTCATCATTCTTTCTTGCCAGCGTTCGCGGGCGGGAAACCTTACCAGCAAGCGCATCAGCGTGGTGTAAAACTCATCGGAGCTACCGCCCACTACGCGACTGCCATCCTTGATGACGGTCCGATCATTCAACAGGACGTCGATCGTGTATCTCACAGGCATACTGTTCAGGATCTCGTTGTTCGCGGACGCATGCTCGAAAGACACGTTCTTGCGCAGGCGGTGCGTTGGCACTTGGAAAACCGAGTCTTGGTTTATGGACGGAAGACGGTTGTCTTTGATTAG
- a CDS encoding tetratricopeptide repeat protein, protein MSSVHLNQLVHRSLSLLIGLWIAQVEARAQQSLEGLTFQNALNVCIEAVSSGDLEIAAAAFQSLEETFGNEDEYLQDAAQKKILPLKGLAELGAGQFVEASQTLERLRTSHSQVLQSNASLLYGLAQAHRGAGDLGKAREVLLLYVSQFSGTFEASLAFLERADLFFLENSVEEGLEAIDLFVASNAPESLKMQGTLKAVQACLTDNRIAEATERMLKANWSITTMPELAHLAFLALRCGEHAMATGNYPAALKLFQLVPPKSQLLRMQTEKLADLSKRLASRSGRSLTARNRHQQTYLLGLHRQLSQQLEALESSEDYTPSFYLHYGQSLLFDAQFYKAWLVFEYIALKEAYPPQVREEAHYRWVVCAHQLEEWEEALTIARNFVDRYPESSLAPQALYLIAKAHLEQRRYPESIEVLSDLIERFPDNPLHGRWLFTRGFNQVVLEDYVAAREDFRSYSTKHPQGPLLINANLWTALTHFFEKNYSVCIEQLTILLEMDKRQPLYPEVLYRLASAQYSAREYDSALLAIDDYLSNFERHQRVNEARVLKGDISMGNGVLDAAIGSFNLVTPDSPDLFLYSVFQIGKILRAQEEYEQLVSHFDVFLNNTNAPRIRVSEALYWLGWAYQQQGKVDKAFPVFEEALNTYGDDPNAGETQSILKALEQLKNRQGAPINQTHSQLAKSTDFKTWLANEIASAKSKNAPTYLSRLVLYYNNRYSNDTPQPYPLLELADLAPKEKLDPEVLGKIGLEFINHNDTRGGIYCNYLIEAFPTSNARAMGYLGLARIASTEGEYDQARIWLNKSEAQVPVHPHMNESKLLLGSILTSLREYDLSIDTYETLLRLKSARGRPHAVALNGIARVHQNLGESDKAVAYYQRIYNMYRAYPDLVASAYWASATLFESMDRIPEAVKTLQEMLNQDQLSPFPEWENAQQKLPELIPLLPVGVKASEEGSPNE, encoded by the coding sequence ATGTCTTCCGTTCATCTTAATCAATTGGTCCATCGCAGCCTCAGCTTATTAATAGGCCTGTGGATAGCTCAAGTTGAAGCCAGGGCACAACAGTCATTGGAGGGCCTGACATTTCAGAATGCATTGAATGTTTGTATTGAGGCGGTGAGCTCAGGGGATCTTGAGATAGCAGCGGCGGCATTTCAAAGTTTGGAGGAAACCTTCGGGAACGAGGACGAGTACCTGCAAGATGCGGCTCAAAAAAAGATACTTCCGCTCAAAGGGTTAGCAGAACTTGGCGCCGGTCAATTCGTAGAGGCGTCACAAACCCTGGAAAGACTCCGAACTTCACACTCTCAAGTTCTCCAAAGTAACGCTTCCCTACTCTATGGATTGGCTCAAGCACATCGTGGGGCTGGAGACCTTGGAAAAGCCAGAGAAGTACTCCTGCTTTATGTATCCCAATTCTCAGGAACCTTTGAAGCATCTCTCGCCTTTCTGGAACGCGCGGATCTGTTCTTTTTAGAAAACAGCGTAGAAGAGGGCCTAGAAGCTATCGACCTATTCGTCGCTTCAAATGCGCCGGAATCCCTAAAAATGCAGGGTACCCTTAAAGCTGTTCAGGCCTGCCTGACAGACAACCGGATAGCCGAAGCTACTGAGAGAATGCTAAAGGCAAACTGGTCGATAACTACAATGCCCGAACTGGCGCACTTGGCATTCTTAGCTCTTCGCTGTGGGGAACATGCTATGGCGACCGGGAATTATCCCGCCGCTCTTAAGCTCTTCCAACTGGTTCCACCGAAATCACAACTCCTTCGCATGCAAACGGAAAAGTTAGCCGACCTTTCCAAACGCCTGGCAAGCCGGTCAGGCAGATCGCTTACAGCAAGAAATCGGCATCAGCAAACTTATCTACTGGGATTACATAGACAACTGTCCCAACAACTGGAAGCCTTGGAAAGCTCGGAAGATTACACTCCATCTTTCTACCTTCATTACGGACAATCTCTATTATTCGATGCTCAGTTTTACAAAGCGTGGTTGGTGTTTGAGTACATCGCGCTAAAAGAAGCGTATCCACCACAAGTAAGAGAGGAGGCACATTACCGCTGGGTGGTTTGCGCCCATCAACTGGAAGAGTGGGAAGAAGCGTTAACTATCGCCCGAAACTTCGTGGACCGATACCCAGAATCCTCATTAGCTCCGCAGGCGCTTTACCTCATTGCCAAGGCTCACCTGGAGCAGCGAAGATATCCGGAAAGCATAGAAGTACTGAGCGATTTAATTGAGCGATTTCCCGACAACCCGCTTCATGGTCGCTGGTTGTTTACCCGAGGATTTAATCAAGTCGTTCTGGAAGATTACGTAGCAGCCCGAGAAGATTTCAGATCTTATTCAACAAAGCATCCCCAAGGTCCCCTTCTCATAAACGCGAACCTGTGGACCGCGCTCACTCATTTCTTTGAGAAGAATTATTCTGTATGTATTGAGCAGCTGACCATCCTGTTGGAAATGGATAAACGGCAGCCTTTGTATCCGGAAGTTTTGTACAGACTGGCTTCGGCGCAGTATTCCGCGAGGGAATATGATTCGGCACTGCTTGCTATTGACGACTACCTTTCGAATTTCGAAAGACATCAGCGTGTAAATGAAGCCAGAGTTTTGAAGGGAGATATTTCCATGGGTAATGGAGTGCTCGATGCCGCAATTGGGTCGTTCAACCTGGTAACTCCAGATTCACCGGACCTTTTTCTATATAGCGTTTTTCAAATTGGAAAAATTCTGCGTGCTCAGGAGGAATACGAACAACTGGTCAGTCACTTCGATGTCTTTCTCAATAATACGAATGCCCCCCGCATACGCGTAAGTGAAGCCCTTTACTGGCTCGGTTGGGCCTACCAGCAACAAGGCAAGGTTGACAAAGCCTTCCCCGTTTTTGAAGAGGCATTAAATACCTACGGGGATGATCCTAATGCAGGAGAAACCCAATCGATACTCAAGGCTTTGGAGCAGTTGAAAAACAGACAAGGCGCACCGATTAATCAGACCCATAGCCAACTGGCGAAATCTACTGATTTTAAAACGTGGTTAGCAAATGAGATCGCCTCAGCAAAATCAAAGAATGCCCCGACCTATCTTTCCCGACTTGTTTTATACTATAACAATCGTTACTCGAACGATACTCCGCAGCCTTATCCTCTGCTAGAGCTGGCGGACCTGGCACCTAAAGAGAAACTTGACCCGGAAGTCCTCGGAAAAATCGGATTAGAATTCATAAACCATAACGATACAAGAGGCGGAATTTATTGTAATTATTTGATTGAAGCCTTCCCGACATCGAACGCTCGGGCCATGGGATATCTGGGCTTGGCACGCATCGCATCAACAGAAGGCGAGTATGACCAAGCCAGGATTTGGCTTAACAAGTCAGAGGCTCAAGTTCCAGTTCACCCGCATATGAATGAGTCCAAACTCCTGCTGGGGAGTATTCTTACCTCGCTTCGAGAATACGATTTGTCCATCGATACCTACGAAACCCTTCTCCGATTAAAATCGGCTCGAGGTCGACCCCATGCGGTGGCTCTCAACGGAATCGCCCGGGTTCACCAAAACTTGGGTGAATCCGACAAAGCAGTGGCTTACTACCAACGGATTTATAACATGTATCGGGCCTATCCGGACCTGGTTGCTTCGGCTTACTGGGCGAGTGCCACTTTATTTGAATCGATGGATCGCATTCCTGAAGCCGTGAAAACACTTCAGGAAATGCTGAATCAGGATCAACTGTCGCCATTCCCTGAATGGGAGAACGCGCAACAAAAATTGCCCGAGCTCATCCCATTATTACCGGTTGGGGTGAAAGCATCGGAAGAAGGGAGTCCTAATGAATAG
- a CDS encoding LysM peptidoglycan-binding domain-containing protein has protein sequence MAKATPFIAIAALVFGIAGLILGFVAFQKTSQIDEIAIMKDANSVISESVAGLQEEMSGLSKKYVAKAYVDDFATSTQGAFTQIAEQLTKVRTQSRADTIKIAELEDRLKSGVPIKSAPVSNSSSVSSSTPQTPSSVPPGGTEYVIQSGDTLGKVAAQFGISLSKLQSANPSVQPRYLKVGQKIVIPE, from the coding sequence ATGGCTAAAGCAACCCCGTTCATTGCGATCGCGGCCTTGGTATTTGGAATCGCAGGTTTGATTCTTGGATTTGTGGCTTTTCAAAAGACATCTCAGATAGATGAAATTGCCATAATGAAGGATGCGAATTCAGTAATCAGCGAAAGCGTCGCTGGATTGCAGGAAGAAATGTCAGGACTTTCCAAGAAATATGTCGCAAAAGCGTACGTTGACGATTTTGCGACTTCCACTCAAGGCGCTTTCACCCAAATTGCGGAACAGCTCACGAAAGTTCGTACCCAAAGCCGTGCAGATACCATAAAGATCGCTGAGCTTGAAGATAGGCTAAAAAGTGGGGTCCCAATCAAGTCAGCTCCCGTTTCGAATTCATCCTCTGTTTCAAGCTCAACTCCTCAAACCCCCTCTTCAGTCCCACCAGGAGGAACTGAATATGTCATTCAGTCTGGCGATACTCTTGGGAAGGTAGCAGCTCAATTTGGGATTAGCTTAAGCAAGCTGCAATCTGCCAATCCAAGCGTGCAGCCACGCTACCTAAAGGTCGGGCAAAAAATCGTAATCCCTGAGTAG
- a CDS encoding MotA/TolQ/ExbB proton channel family protein → MNRLIFIFLSMSLLLPQILFGQPEAPVGDSLSLWGMIKQGGWAMYPLGLCSLTMFFLILHCWRETQRSKFIPSSGIEQVAESLSNGIIEEAIGKLRQIPTVLSRAMSESLSRAKTPMSDRNKEKVEASLVESLEGEENNISQWINYLNVIAAIAPMIGLLGTVSGMIGAFQTISSQGMGNPDKFAGNIGEALITTATGLVIGIPSMVFYFVMRNRLNNAMLATIQSANSLLDFLGGDLEPKSGDEKP, encoded by the coding sequence ATGAACCGACTCATTTTTATATTCCTTTCGATGTCTCTACTTCTGCCCCAAATACTCTTTGGTCAACCCGAAGCGCCGGTGGGAGATTCGTTAAGCCTTTGGGGAATGATAAAACAAGGCGGCTGGGCCATGTATCCGCTTGGTCTTTGTTCCCTAACCATGTTTTTTCTCATACTTCATTGTTGGCGCGAAACTCAGAGATCGAAATTCATTCCATCTAGCGGGATCGAGCAAGTGGCAGAATCTCTATCTAATGGAATTATCGAAGAAGCCATTGGAAAACTAAGGCAAATTCCGACCGTTCTTTCACGGGCAATGAGCGAAAGCTTGAGTCGAGCAAAAACACCCATGTCGGACAGAAACAAAGAAAAGGTCGAGGCAAGCTTGGTTGAATCCTTAGAGGGTGAAGAAAATAACATCAGCCAATGGATCAATTACCTGAATGTTATTGCGGCCATCGCGCCGATGATCGGATTGCTGGGAACAGTGAGTGGCATGATCGGCGCGTTCCAGACTATTTCCAGTCAAGGCATGGGCAATCCCGATAAATTCGCAGGAAATATAGGCGAGGCTTTAATTACCACCGCCACTGGCTTGGTGATCGGTATTCCTTCGATGGTATTTTATTTTGTTATGCGAAACCGCTTGAACAACGCAATGTTGGCTACCATTCAGTCAGCGAATTCCTTGCTGGATTTCCTGGGAGGCGATCTTGAACCTAAGAGTGGCGACGAAAAGCCTTAA